GAAACTATATGCAGTAAAGctttacaaaaacaacaaccacACCATGAAACAGTACTAGTGAAATGAACCCGGAACAGATGTGTTTTAAAATTGCTCCTAAAACTCGTGAAGGAACAGCACGAccagtggcggcgccaggaatttttagttcgggaggctaaggggggggggggctgagccaatTTTGGgggtggcttacaagattgagtgatcgccgtcctgggggaggggtataaggggagggggtgccccctccccttttgaaattttcccaatcctggaaaggcctacatgcaaaatggtggcatttagcgaggcttttgtcacctgaaaatttctccaaaaatatgcatttttttgtgagtaactttagtcaaattagaatggaagataccaattcacagttttcgtatcactaaaatattacctgctgtgaaagatccaattcctttgctcaattattatatcgctgactattatcatgtgaaaaattcatcaaaatttccattgaccattgtagcactgcgttatggctgacaaaatttgggtaggctatattgtttcaatgaggttttttttttgttgcctatttcagttggggggctgatggggggggggctgactacttcagtggggggctaaagccccccaagccccccttggcgccgccactgaACACGACTGAACAAACAAAAGTTCTGACCAAATTCAAGCCTTTACGATTAACTTCATTCGCCTAGCATTCAATCTCATTTATTGCTTGCTAGTCCTGGTTTGTTCCCCTCATGTTGATTCGACAGTGTCTGCAGTTCAAAATATTTCAGAGCAATATGCGGTACTAAGCACTACCACGTCACATGACCTTCATTGTCTGATCACGTGTTGTTTTCCCTCTTGAATATGCAACGTGGACGCAAGCAACACAAGCGTGCATGACAAACGTTTGTGTGCATAAATGTATATACAGCGATATGCCGCAATGCCAGTTCAACCTTTtcaagtaggcctactgtataaaGTAGACCAAACACTACAACTGAATCTATTATGAAAGTGTACTTTTATTATTCTTAATGTGTTTGCGACATAAGGGACTGTATATATTATCATTAATGTTTACTTATCGATCGTTTCCTTCTTAATTGAATTCTTTACAGATCAACGGGTTCTTAGTAACGATTTTCCCAGCTGTTAATGTACAAACAGTGGCCCTCATAGCGGTCCATCGGTATGTCCAAACAATTCATCCTCACAGCGTGGTTGTCGATATTAAGCGAGCTACGCTGGCCTTAGTATCCGTCTGGTCGGTCTCTGTAACCCTGGCAACGCTCCCTTTGACACACCTGGTGTCTCACATTGACTATTCGCGCGCGTTACATCACTGTTGTCCCAGCTTCAAGGATCCTTGCATTTATGGCTACGTATGTCTCACGGCTTACATCGTGACTATACCAGCCAGTATTTTCTGCTACACGTCGATAACGAGAAAACTCTCTCAAATGGCAAAAACTCTCAACTTGCGAAAGAAGAGAGTGAAACCGTGGAATGACATCTTCTATGACGACGATACTCTGCCATCTTCGGGCGGTTTAGCGAAAGATGAGTTATCATCGACAGTAGCCGGACCATCTTCGGCGGTTACCACTGGTAACGACCGTCACAGAAGCCGCAAGTTGGAGAGGAAACGCGCAATATTAAAATTAGCCGCAGATAAACGAGTAGCGATTGCTAGTAAGTACCGTGTATAGCTCAATTGTGGTGTAGTACATATGAATGGTGTCTTATGGTAAGCCAAATGCCTAATAAGGAGATACTACAGGTCTTTCGGTCGAGAAACCTGGATTAGTGACCGTTAATCCTGGTATATCTACCAATAATCCAGGGATTTCAACCGATAAACCAGGTTACTTAATCGTagttgaattttttattttttggggggagggggaggggtagggggtaTTGTGTTTCCATGTATGGTCACTAACCTTGTGAACAGTATCTCTGTTTCCTAAAGCCCTTcatattatgttttgtttttctctaaaGTACCGTTACTGTGTTAGGTTTGTCTGTATGATAGATAATATGAGATATAAATTTGAATTGCATTGAAATATCCGCAAAACGCTGGATTACTGGAAGAAAGTCTATGTCTTTCGAGCGACAGACCAACTTTGTCGGCGATAATCCAAATTTCGACTGATAATCCAGGTTTATTGTTGTACAGCTTGatttatcgaccgataaaccTGCTGGATTATCAGCTTATTAGTTATTCCATTTACACTGGTCAATAACTcaggtttttgtttttcctcgACCGAAAAACCTGCTGGAATAACAAGCAGTTGGCTTGCCATAGGAATGACATAAGTATCAACTAGACACAACACGATAGCTATTATTACAGGAAGAAACATGATGGCGGAAGGTTAACGATCAATTAGCCTATACTTAACCTATATCAGTGTTTCAGACGTCACGTATTATTCTTTCAGTCTGTGATCAGTATTGTTTACACTTACTTTTCACAACAACTGAATGTTTCCTAACTGTCGAATTGCATAAAATGTGTGCCTAGGCTCGTCCACGTATGATGACGCGAATGTTTGTGCtgttacaaacaaaacaattactaTTTCGTATGTTAAGTAATTGAATGAATTCAATTGGAAAGAGATTCACAGTAATATTCAAAATCTGATTCTATACTATTTTTTTCTATTCCAGGTGCTTTGATAATCTTCACAACCATCACCTGTTGGACGCCATTCGCCCTCACAAACGTTTGCTTCTTGCGAGGTGAAATAAAGCCAGGATTCTCGATATTTATTTTGTGGCTCGCTTATACAAATTCAGTTCTAGATCcaatcatttacatatttttcaataaaagtGTTTGCGAAAAAGTGAAGCAAACGCTTAAATGTAGATGAGCAGAGAAGGACACTTGTCTCCCTTTTGAGAAAGGGAACGATGTTAATACTAGCCGTGACTTAAAAGTTTCCTCAAGTTTAACGGACCAAAGGATCCAATGCACAGAATAACTTCTAAATCCAATCCTCACAATTTGGAATTTTCTCATTGTGTAAAAATCGCCACCTTCCTTCTTTCCGTTTACTGATGTAACCTCGTACGGTTCACTTACGGTCACAACTCGACCAGCGAGATTGCCCGCACAACGGACGTGTATTACTCCTGCACTGGTTAGCTGCATTCGTAATACCACCGTTAGTAGATGGTACACATCCACACCTGCTACGAAAGGTTACCCGAGAGGTGGCACAAACCATATCAATGCGCACGTGGAACCTTAGTACGTCGGAACAAATtgattaattcaacaaatgtatcAAATATCACCGACTGACCGAAACGGGAAAAAACATGAAAGATTTATACTATTTGCAGTTTCTATATCAGTTGTGCATACTTGTGAGAGGATATATTTctacatagtatatatatgaacaatGCAATAGGAAACCCGTTTGATTGTGCAATTTCCATATCATGTGCTATTCCAAACTTTCTTTTTGACCCGGGAGTAGGGACACTATCAAGTGCTGCGGTCCGCGGATTGGATACGCAATGGCTGGAAATCTGATCAACTTGTCAATCTCATAGTTACGTCATATTCTTGTTACGTCATAATCTTGGTCTTATAAAATCAAAAGTCACCAACGGTGAAACTCTCTATAATTTGCAATAAGTTACTGTACGGAAGAGGAGAAGAAATATAAGATTTGCCCGAAACTGAGTATCAACTACATTAACGACTGACCATTACATTTGGCTCATTAGCCCACAGTGGAATACACGTAAAGTGTTTTCATAAGTGTACATACACGTACATTTGTTTGgtcttgttttgtattttgtcaacaacaaaaatctaCAGTGGTAAGAATGAGTTATCGGAAATAACATGTTTCATAAATTAACCTATAACTTATAACTATAGATATACATTAGCAACGGACTGTTTCCTTGCAGCCGATACAAGGAAACGAATCTACACGAAAACTTGACAAACAGATCTTATGGTACTTGGCAACGTTGAAAgccattaaaataataaatttattaaCAATCCAAATGTATAATTGTTCAAATGATGCGTTTAACAATTTGTAACAAATGTATTGAATTCAGCGAGCTATTAATGTCCGGTTTCGAAATgataaaattgttattttcacATTCCAACAGTATGCATTGTTTAGTAATTTAAGCTATACCGCTTCATCAATCGGAAGAAAATTGCTGACATAACTATATGAATATTTTGATCTTAATTCGATGGCGCCGAAAAGTACTTACCAagagggaatgggggggggggggtccacaTCCTAGAATGGAATTCATCAATCTCCAATTCCTGAGTTATctagtttacaaggtttcaaaaGCTTAAATGGCTGCAGCTGACCTTTTGACCTACTCCAATTTGGGGTCCACCTACAAGTAGAATTTCATCCAAGCATCCCCTTTTGcgttattgtgtttacattgTTTTCATGCTTTGAACTATGTTgccctcaaatgacctatgaccaaCAATTTCAGTAggatgtttacaagggtttcagacttttaccccaaatgaccttttatcTCCACAGATAACAAtatggttcttgtactcactaagatTTATCAACATACCAAGTACCAAAGGATGTACTTTTCGAATTATATCGTTTCAAGGCTTTCATACTTTGACCCTTCACTTACATATTTCATGGCAAACAATTGTCCAGTAATTTGCCAAAATTCTGTTGTATACTGAGCTCATATGCACATGGTTTCAAACCGTGAGAACTTTTTGTTTTGTGATGTAAAGCATATGTATATCGATATATAGCTTCCGGACTTAAAGCATGTAGCCTCAGCGAAAGAGGAACAAAAGCTCTCTGTATAATTATTTTTGAAACCaaagacaagaagaaaaaaatccatttCCAGAAACGGGCGTGgggaaaaatagaaataaatcgGCCTGGAAGGCAGTTCTTTGTGTACACAGTCGCATGTATCTGTGGGGGAAGCTGCATGGCTTGTAACCTACACTACAAATCGAGTGGCTGTCCAATACAATAAGAAGTTTTAGCTCATTTTAGATCTTAAGAATATGTCGCCGCGCCCTCTCATTTGAAGTCTTCATTAATCCTGAAGTAAATGAGAATCAATTATTGATTATATTACATCCTTCCTGGCCCCTTAATCGACCCTGGTCCCGGAATTACATCCcactgaacccccccccccccgcccctttcGTGAGGCCTGCTCGTTTCTTCAGACCCAATTCCCACCCCCGTCCATCGCTACCAAGTCTTCAAGCAGAACCAATCAGACAAGACCAGTCTAACCATGTTGCTACACTGTCTTCAGAGCCCACAAGGCTGTCAATTATCTTGCTTCCGTGTCTTTCTGATCGGCCTGACCAACTACTGTATGTTGCTAAGATGTCGTCAGACCCGATACCAAACAACTCTGTTGCTCTTCATTTCTGTGGACCTAACCAGTTTAACATATTGTCACTTCTAAAGGCTAGGCATAGGCTAATACAATAGGTGCATTTCTTTTGCGAAGACGTGTGTGGAGTAAAACTGTTTTGATTCTCTTTGCTAAGACCTGCTCAAGTTTTCcttctcttccttttttttttttgatatcttAATTtctggtggtggtggggggggggggatctgaaagttaacaaacatTTTGAATTATGCAAGATTCGCAAGTTTGGGTGTAGTGTGGCTTTAGGCTTATTTCCAGTCGTTCTTTGTACTTATCATTGGAGATATATAAGATACGACCATGGGATATGGATGTCATAGTGTTTAAACGACTACTTAAAGGAGACTTGTGTACTCTGTATGAATGTGACTTTGCTTTTTTTCATGCTGGTTTAGTTTGATAGAATGATTTCCATATTTCTTAATAAAAATTTACCAGAAAGCCAGAAggttttgtgattccttgccatattaTTAGCTCAAAATTCCAcgtaactatctgactaatgtacaGCAAGTGAGTAAactttgtccaagaattaagtaaGAACCatctcttatttgtagcactcaccttttgatcttgaatactcgtcagctccgtttaCTCGATTATAATCAAAGttacattcaggcctactgattcaagtACTTGCTTAGTTTGGCAgctgcaattagctaaatttagcctatagctaTTAAAAGCCTACAGTAGACCACTGCgcgcgtaataaaatacatattactGTACCTAcataaccgcactcgatggagtgtcacgaaccgtatgcacaacgacttCGACAACGTTTGtcctcatcctttctatgattcgtcctaattGTTGTTGCACGACCAGCATGTAattgttatgaagctaagctagctaATCCAAAGCtagctaatacactgcgataactatatttgtttttaggccactgcacatctggctgtcttacaaaatatgaaagtttatattgtccatcagttaagttcgtcaaatgtattacagtcgagacattggacaataaacaaaaatcatcctactggaaaaattggaAAAGAGCACTagttttgtctttctgataggttatgtaaaagaacatgtaaaataattcaaacaggaaacaaaatctgctgataatatcatatgatatcatatgataatgatgaaactggcaaaacattgcaccagatcgtaTCTAAGGACCTTCCATTGttcaaaatatctcaaaggggacaccccctccccttagactcctccccaatatcaatcacaaaaagtgctccccctttcaaattccttgCTACGTCGCTGGCACtcacttggggggggggggggttcaaccaattaattcactggtagggattttacagtatagaatttttacCAATATTGAGCTAGCATCAGCTCGGCCACCCACCATCCcttaataaatattattgaaTGAGAGTAACATGACATTGCTTATgaagtttgaaatgttttcacaaCTTACCGCCGAAGCCAAAGTTATCTACTGTAAATCAGACAGAATAAGGTTAAACattgagaccatttgagataacctgttgaccccttgagccaAGTTTGAGATAATTTGAAGCTCAGAGTGTCAAAACTGATATGGGCCACTTGAGTGTTTTCAAATCACCCAACCCATGATCATCAACTGtgtgaagcagatttcatttcctggatggAAGTATGGTTTGGTGAAGACCTACTTTATATTGgccccttcacaaaactaaGCTGAACTGACATTGGCCATCTATGTttgagaaaatcatagcatCGGAGAACTCACAGATTGTAGTTTTAAATATTGAagttatcatgttaacaaggaATGCAGACATTGACACCATGTTGACCTCATAGCATCATGTTGACCTCACAGCATAGACCTCAGAAAATCATAGCATCGGAGAACTCACAGATTGTAGTTTTAAATATTGAagttatcatgttaacaaggaATGCAGACATTGACACcatgttgacctcatgtgacctttgacctctaccaatttcaacaGGGTTCATGCACTCACCAAACTGGATCTACATGTTGTGTGTCAAGTTCAACAAAGATCCACTTTTAGAGTTATCATGAacaaagttttcagattttgacctcttTTGACCTCAATTGGcctttgaacttcacagaaaggatccacataccaagtaggAAGTTAatccatgttatatatatttttgactgTTTACAATTAGGTGCCACATACAcaccatcaccattgcataggTTCCTATTCCTTTAGCTttcttcggcaaggaatcacagaTGAGACATGGCAAAGGgtgaaaaatttgaaatttactaggtaaatgaaaataaaagggaTTTCAGACGAAAATTGGAAAGAAAAAGTCACAATTGTTAATGCTAACTTCTGTTTACGCCAAATGAGCTGGTTTCTGGTAGTTACTAAGGCAGGCCTACACACCATTTATGGGTTTTTCAATGATCATAGTACAACTATCATCAATTATTTAGACATTAATCCAATGAGGACCGTGCGATTCGCAAAGTTCCACAAAACGGTAACTCGAATGGGTGGAACGAATAGCAGAAGAGTACTGCACACTGTAAAAGTAACAGAACTTCATCAGTTTCCTGATGACAActgaacttgaaaaaaaaagggagggagaaaatatgaaaagtcgCTACCTTCAGAGTCAATTTTCGAAACAATTGGCTTCAATTATAGGATTTACTTTGTGTTTCCTTGCGTTTGCACTTGCGTTGCTCACACGTACTTGTCCTAATTGATACCTCCAAATTCGTAACTGATACGAAGGCAAAAAGGGGGCCAGTCTTCCCTGACCGAAGTTGCTTGATTGGTTTTCGGCCGATGAATACCTTGAAAATTTGAGAATTACAATCTAAAGTACTCATCTTGAACACTGGTGCTGTAATACTTGTAACTCCCCAGTGTGAGGTACTGTGGCACTATTACATTGCATTCATAGGTTAACTTTCACATTACTTCACATGCGGTAGGCATCTCAATCATTTTATAACATTCCAGTCTTATAGTTTTCTAGGTGTGATCGAACTTGTTTCATATTATTAAATGATGAAGCggtaataaaaagaaaaacaattctgTGGAAGTTTAATCGTTTTTCTTGAAGGGATCAAAGTGTTAACTTATACATTTTGTAGTCTGACAATTAATTAAGCTCCATAGCATGATCTGTATTCTGTACCCCAGATACCCTGCGCTAATGGCAGTCCTGTAGCCAGACTGGGGAGGGAACTTgccccccacccatcccacccCTGTGCTGACTGatgttcccctccccccaaacccCATGAATGCAACCTTGTGTACAATACTTCACATGTTACTGGACATGATTATTTGTGCACTCCTTGGAATTGCTGGTGCCCCTCCAACTCAGAATTCTTAGCTAAAACAGTCCCAATCCGTAAAACCGCACAGTAAACAATCGGGAAAATCCCACTGGTTAACAGGATGGCTACAGTACTTCTAGCAAATCTATAGAACCATACCATGAGGCCTGTACGACAGTATTTGCCAGCAAATACAGTGCGTCTGCTATCACTTTAAAATTACCTCTTAAGGTCTGAAGAGATATATGGTttccatttcatcatttcatcaaaAGCACTTCCATTGATCTATTTTGATATAAACTGAACCTGTTTAGCGAGATTTTATGATTCTTCCTGGTTTTATCTCTGATGACCGGTGACCGGCTTGTCCCAACGGCAAGAACATCATCCAGGGTTAGTTGTCACAGGCTTTTTCCTTCCtagctctgaaaagtgatgaaaaatattttgtttagttGTGCAGGTTCCACTCACACTGACCTCCAGGagatatgtatgtgtgtatttgtatgtattttagatcctcctgcaagcaggacgtcacgaagaagcctcattggcttatcaaagccgcaagctgaccgaaatcagtaTCTTACATTCACAtttatttaacgtccatgattatgaattgtcaacaactctgtaactggacaacatatattaatctgggagtgactcgaaccggggaccttatgattggaaggcaccggcgttggCACCGGCGTTGACCATGGCGATATCTCAACCAGATGATATCTCAACCAGGGCTTGAATCCATGATCCAGAAGGGCAAGGTGACTTGCTTAGGACAAGTTAGACATTTCCTTGGACACTCATTGAAAAGCCAGGGCACTACAGCAATTTTTCAGTTTTCAGTTGGGTAGGCTGGCATGCATATATTCTAACACACATGTCACTTTGGAATCCTAATCAACATAATTATGAGAATACCTTCAGCAACTTGACAGAAGGAGCAAGGCAGTCATTGCTGTCAGCAATGGATTATTGTTAAAGTCATTATGGCCAGTGGTAGGGCCTATCGCAGCAATATGCTGTTGGTGCCATCCCTTAATTCAAACCCTGATCCGAATGTATCAACAGACTCTGAATAAAATGTTTAAGCAATATTGCATGTGCTACTGTTGATTTGCTAAGAATTTGAAATCAATAAACAGGGTAATCGGTTCGGCAGTTTCACTTTTACTTAAATGCAGCTAGTGCTTTTATTATTAAAGCCATCTCCAGTAGCATAGTTTGCATTGCATTTACCTGCAATGAACAATGTATGTCCATTTCCCTAGCTACCAATTGAAAATTACATCCAGTACTTAGTTGCCATTATTCAACATAACACCAAACATATAGATGAACAATGGGCTGGACATATAACCATTCTATCGTGATTTAGTTAAACTTCAT
This window of the Apostichopus japonicus isolate 1M-3 chromosome 9, ASM3797524v1, whole genome shotgun sequence genome carries:
- the LOC139973381 gene encoding alpha-1A adrenergic receptor-like, with the protein product MSTAGLLNQTRLHGDSTEPSDVINVFAVISLIMIMLVSILWNVLALIAIKRTRSPQNNIHTLFIINLCVADLAIATTSIPFTLFDLLYEGYLLRSSILCNINGFLVTIFPAVNVQTVALIAVHRYVQTIHPHSVVVDIKRATLALVSVWSVSVTLATLPLTHLVSHIDYSRALHHCCPSFKDPCIYGYVCLTAYIVTIPASIFCYTSITRKLSQMAKTLNLRKKRVKPWNDIFYDDDTLPSSGGLAKDELSSTVAGPSSAVTTGNDRHRSRKLERKRAILKLAADKRVAIASALIIFTTITCWTPFALTNVCFLRGEIKPGFSIFILWLAYTNSVLDPIIYIFFNKSVCEKVKQTLKCR